Genomic window (Fundulus heteroclitus isolate FHET01 unplaced genomic scaffold, MU-UCD_Fhet_4.1 scaffold_120, whole genome shotgun sequence):
TGGAAGAGAAAGTTTGAGAAGAAGAGCTTCAAGAAGGATTACATCTCATTAATGGAGGACCTGATCTGTGATGGATCTGCTGAAACTGTTCCTGATGATCCCTGAATGGACGGTGGAGGAAAAGTCTGGTATCTACCCCACCATGGTGTTTATCAGCCAGAAAAGACAAACTGGTTGTTTCTGATTGAGCTGCAACATTTAAAGGGATTTCTCTGAACCAGCAGCTGTTAAAGGACCGGACCATCTCAGCTGTGGGACTTCTTCTAGCTTTAGACAAGAGTCCATTGCAGTTCTGGTAGATGTTTCACCAGGTCCATGTTccagagaaacagagaaactTCCTTCACTTCCTCTGGTGGCCTAATGGCGACACTTCACTGATTCCCAAAGAATATCTGATAAAATCCATCTGTCTGGAGCCGTGTCCTCTCTGAGCTCTGCAGATTATGCAGGAAGAAAACCAGCAGGAGACAAATCCCAGCAGTTTCCAGCTGAAGTGGTTGACACGATCCAGCAGGATTTTTATCTGGATGATGGTTTAAAAcctctgaggaagaggaagcagTAACATTTATTCAGGATTTTAAATCTCTCTGCAGTAAAGGAGGATTCAGGCTCTCCAGGCGGCTCAGTAACAGCCGTGCAGCGCTGCAAACATCTCAGACAACAGAGCAAAGGAAACGttggagatggatggagatgaGCTTCCAGTGCAGCGGCTCTTGGACTGCAGTGATTCCCTCAAAGTGATGCATTCAGATCCAGAAGCTCACTTCCAGAGCGCTCCATAGAAGAAGGGGAATCCTGTCAGCAGTgagctcagtgatctcctggGATTTCTGCTCCCTTCATCATCGCTGCCAACCTGCTGCTACAAGAGCTCTGCAGGAGAAACCTGGGCTGATGATGCTGTTCTCCATCATTTCTCCAAACGATGGACCAGCTGGAGGATCTGGAGAGGAGATCAGAGGTTAAAGTGGATTGTTGCATGAAGCCTAAAGACTTTTGTCCTGTTCTAGCAGCTCCTCCACTTCTCTGATGCCAGCCAGGTGGGACAAGCTACAGTTTCCTGTTTAAATCACAAACTGAGCATCATGATGGCCTCACATTCCTCCTGGGAAAGACCAGAGTTGCTCCAAGCAGACGACCATCCCTGGTCTGGAGCTCACTGCAGATGTCCTCTCTGTTCTCATGGACCATCTGCTTCATGGAGAGTTACATCTGAACCCTGAGACCTCTGTTTTCTGGACTGACAGCACCTCCGTCCTGAAATACATCTGCAGCGAAGCAAAGAGGTTCATAGCTTTGCTGCTAGCAGAGCGTCCATCATCAGAGAAGCTGCACCAGCGGACCAGAGGAGATATGTGAGCTCTGAAGACCATCCAGCAAATGAGGCATCAGGAGAGATGAGAGCGGAGGACTTCTTGGAGCTCAGCAGATGGATTAATGGTCCTGAGTTCCTGTTTGAGTCTGAAGACAAACGGCCTCAGCTGGATGTGAGGTATGATCCACTTCCTGCTGATGGTTCTGGAATTAAAAGGATGTGACTGTcaatgctgctgctgaggagatGAAAAGCCCTGCCAGATGTTTCATCTCCTACTTTTCATCCTGGTGAAGCTGAAAACATCTGCAGCTTGGTTTTTAAAGCTAAAAGAACTCCTTAGATCTCCGTCTCAGAGGAGAAAAGAGTTTTCTGCCAGGATGCATCAGTCAGGAGACGATGGAAACACCAAAGAGCAAAAGGTGTCACCAGAGATGCAGCAGTTTGAGACCTGCTGAAAAGGCAACATTTAACTCCTGGAGATCTGGATAAAGCATTTTATTATTCAGTTTGAACACCATCACAGGTTTGGAGCTGAAATCTTTTCACTCAGAGCCAACAAGAGCGTCTCTGAAGACAGTCGCCTCTACAGACTTGATCCAGAGGTTGACATGGAGTCCTCAGAGTGGACGGACGTCTCCAAGGAGCATCATCACCATCAGAGACTAAACATCCCGTCATCCTGGGGGAGGACATGATGAGGCAACATTAACTCAGCGTTACATTCACCGTCTGCTTGGTGACGCAGGAACAAACCACATGTTGTCCAGGCTGGTCAGAGATGCTGGATGATCAGAGAAACTCTGCTGCAGGAGAATCCTGTCTGATTGGGTCACCTGCAGAAGAACCAGAGGAAAGATTTTGGATCAAAAATGGCCGATCTGCTCCAGAAAGAGTAACGCCAGACAAAGCTGCATTTCCAGATGCTGGAGGAGATTATTTTGGCTCCATTGATGCTAAAAGATGCAGAAGTCTAGTCAGCAGGTATGGAGGATATTTACAGACCGACCAGCCGTGCTGCTCATTTAGAGGCTTTTACTCTTGATGCTGATTCCTGGATTAATGCGATCAGAAGATTCATCTGTAGATGTGGTTCAGTCTCCTCCATCAGGTCAGATTATGGCACCAATTTATGGAGCTAACAGAGAACTGAAAGGAAGTCTGGCTGCTTTGAATCGGGACAAAATCCACCAAACTTTGGTCCAGGATGGCATAAACTGGCATTTTAATCCACCTGCAGCCTGACATCAAGGTGGCATCTGGGAGCTCCTGATTGGCTCAGTCAGAAGTAAACTCACCTGAGTTTAAAACAGCAGGTTGTGGATGAAGAAGTATTGCTGACTGTTTCTGTGAGGCTGCAGCCATCTTTAATGACCCATTACTCAGGTCTCTGATGATCCAGAAGATCCAGAAGTCCTCACACCAGATCACCTCCTGATATTAAAGGTGAACCTGTTACGCCACCTGGACTGTTAGAAAAGCAAGACCTGAACctgaggagaagatggagacaAGTTCAGGGGCCACAGGTCACATTAGAGCATTTTATAgtctgtaaataatataacattttgtttgtactatattctttgtaaatgtttcttttttttattcatgtttagTATTATTTTTCGTATTTTGTATAATTTCTCAATAAAACTGTTACAGTGTACCAAGGTTAGCTGCTGCTGTAGCTCacatctgcagctctgcagagagATTTCTATCTATCCATCGATtatctatacccacttatccatgcagggccGTAGGTCTCATTCTTCTACATTTcagcaaacatttcagttttgtttcttcatCAACTCCAATCTCTCCCTGAGTCTCATGACTTcagagaaattaaatgtttctggTTAAATGACATTTCTTAAATGGAGCCTCATCTCAGGCCTCAGGGCTTTATTATCAGACGTAGCATCACCTCCTCTAACACTGAATCATGACACCTTCAGCATATTTTCCTCCAATATCTGTCAAAGACGCGTCACTCAGACAGAAAAACTCTCCCTGTCCATTTTTACTGCATTAGTTCACCTTCTAAGGTTGGTCTGATGGAGCTGCTTTTACTCAGAGTCACTGATCTGGAAACTTCTCCAGAGTTTTCCAGCATCACAGACTCTGGTGACAGAGATGGTGAGAAATAAACCGACCTAAAAACCTCCAGCTGAGCCTGAAgctgaaaacactgaacatgttTCATCCTGCAGCTCAGTGAGGTTTCTGTGTTTGAACAGATCCAGCAGGaggtccagaaccaggagaaacCAAAGTTCTGCTGGAGACCCAGAACCAAGATCAGGTGGCAGTTCACTTTAAGAAGGAACCAGAAGGAACCAAAGTTCTGCTGGAGACCAGAAACCCAGACAGGAAACGGTACCTTGTTGTCGAGTGTGGAGGTAAATGTTAAACAcggttatttaaatgtttattgacaGACGAGCtttaaaatctttgttcacactAAGAATCCAGATAAATGAGGATTGATGTAAACTTTTAGATTAAAGTTTGCTGGATGTGAGTTTGAATGTGAAATAACTTGTTTTCTGAGATTtctcttttattctgttttattctcttcCTCTTTGTCTAAAGATCGATATGTTAACATCACTGTTCATGAAGTCCTGGAAGGAGGAGCCTTGAAGAAGCTGGACAATGACACTGGATACGATCTGGGTGGACGATATGTGGACTGGAAATTCAAGGAGTTCCTCAGAGAAATTTTCTCTGATGGAGTCTGGAGAGAATATGAACAAATCTTCCCCAGTGAGGTTCTGAAAATTGTGTTTGAATTTTATCGTCTCAAACATCTAGATGAAGATGTTCAGATCAGCTGCCCAGATACCCTGAGAGAACGAgctcagagagagaaagacattGAAACGTTCTTTGCTTCAGTGGAAGGAGCTTCCTGGGAGGATGGAGTCATCAAAATCTCCAGAGACAAACTGAGGTCTTTCTTTGATGACAGTCTGCAGAGAATCACTGAGAATCTCAGAGAcgtattaaataaaaactccaACATTGGGTTTATTGTGTTAGTGGGGGGCCTTGCTGAGAGCCAGATGCTCCGTCAGCTCATCACTGATCAGTTTGGACATCAGTATAAAGTCCTGTGTCCTCTTAGACCCCAGGAAGCGGTCCTGAAAGGAGCCGTAGAGTTGGGGAGAAACCCAGAGTTGGTCCAGTTAGATTGAATTGTTTTTACTGAGAatcgttttctgtttttgttgctgtgatTTATTTCCATGAACAGTTTTTAGGAAAGgaaatgttgttaaaatgtgtcAACATGTAGCTTTAATCCCTGATTTTTGGTTCTacagaagaaaatatttatctttatgGAGGACATCGCTGATGGAAGAATGATGTACTGTGGTCTATAATTCAGAGCTGATTCTGTGGTAAATCAGTGGATTCTAGTATAAATACCTGATGATgagaataaataactttattaacaGACATGCTGGTCcagttattaaaatataaacccAGTTCCACTGAAGTTGGAcgttgtttaaaatgtaaacagaaataaaatatgatttgaaAATCTTGTTCAGCTTATGTTGAATATGCTACAAAAACAAGATATTTAATGTTCAAACTGataaactattgtttttttagctAATATTTTTCCTCTGAGCCCTGCAACACGTTCCTAAAAGCTGAACAGGTTCTGTTTACCACGTTGTTGCTTCACTTTTCCTTTTAACAGACAATAAGCTTCTGGGAGCTGAGGACACTGATTGTTGAAGCTTTTAGGAGGAAATCTTTCCCATTCCTGCTTGATGGACAACTTCAGTGTCTCAACAGTCGGGGGTCTCTGTTGTTGTATTTTGTGCTTCATGATGAGCCACACATTGTCAACAGGAGACGGGTCTGGACTGCAGAACCGTCTAGAACCTGGACTCTTTCTCTACGAAGCCACGCTGTTGTAACAGGAGCAGACTGTGGATCAACGTTGTCTGGCTGAAATAAGCAGGACGTCCCTGAAGAAGACGTTGCTTGGATGGCAGCAGATGTTGCTCCAGAACCTGGATGTAGCGTTCAGCAGTAATGGAGCCTTCACAGATGTGCCAAAGCAGCAATTAAACAGTCGTGCATAAAGCTGCACGGTGGATGCATTGGTACTGTTGGAAGACCGTGAAGATGGGAGAATTAGAGGAAACGAGGTTTCAGGGATCAGATATTTCCtggatgatgatggtgatgaaggtgatgatgatgactggCTAAGATGATGCATCCAGTCAATCTGgattttatccattttatcAACTTCTACAGATGTTCAGTTCTGCTGAATCCAGTCCAGATCTACCAGAATCTGTCCCTGTTTGATGAGCtgataaaagatttaaatggtcttttataaaagcaaatatcttaggaataaaacaattataacagtttttctttcaaaaactaATCTAGTTTCCATCAcaccatgaaaacatttttattctcgagtaaaaatatttttttcagtacaaCTATGTTGTTCTTCAAACCACAAAAGTGGAAAAGTTctattcagttttttatttattcttattcaGACTGATAATCTTGCTTTTAGACTCATTGACCAGTTTGGTTCTTTATTCTGAGGTTGGAGGAACTTCTGCTGCACGAGTTCCTTCAGTTTTCTCTAATCAGGAGAAGAAGCCACTGTTTGAAGGAACTTAAGTCTCTGATGGAGTTTTCTAACTTACAGTTTCCACTGAAAGCTCATTAGAGAAGaagttttaaagatataatcagggagacaggagacaaagaaagtaaaatccTGACATTCCTTCAGTCATTGATGGTGTGTAGCTCAAGAACTGGACCCTCCAGAACCACACTGATGATCTCTGCTTCTGTTCCTGTGACAGCAGTTTAACCTCCTTAGATAAAACGAGTCACATGACCTCTTTATGGATCcaataaacagacaaactgaAGTTTAACATGAAAATCTCTCTTTAATATCTGAGcccaatggaaaataaaaggactTCAACACATTAATTTAACATCTGAGtccaataaaagaaacaaacccgACTGTAACGACTCTAAAAAGGAACAAacccaaacaaaacatttaagccCATATTCCtaaaaatgctgattttatttcagctgatgATAAAAACTAAAGCCATGATGGAGCCCAGAAGCAAGCGGTCCATCTAGAACCTCTTCAGTCGTCCACGATGCTCAGCAGCCCGCTCAGCTTCAGCCTGCAGGCcagctcctcctctctgctcgcCAGGATCTGACGCTCCAGGTCCTGCATCCTCCGAGCCAGCGGTACCGGAGGCGCTTTGGACCAGGAAGGCCCGTCCACACGCTGATCCAGCTCAGGCCTCTGGGAGGACAAGAAGACCAGAACTAACAGAATaagcccagaagaagaagaaatgaaggTAAGAAAGGAGtggtgaggaggagaggagacctGCGTGGCTGCAGCAGCGTCTTGGGTCCGGCCTGAAGGAGCAACCTTCATGGTGGTTGGTGAGGACAGCAGGGTGGAGGACGGCATGAAGAGCGGAGTGGACAGATGGTCCAACGGGTCGCCGTCCAGCCAGCGCCTCAGCTGCTCCAAGCTCCTGCACAGACGGAACGTTAACGTGGTACCAGAACCTTGGAGAACCGTTCTGGAAACTTTATCCCAGCTGCAGGACAGAAACTCAAACCTCTAAACGGGTTTTTATCTCAGATTCCTGCCTGTCCCCTTCACCTGATCCAGATGCAGCTCTGAGAAGTCAGAACCATCTTGGTTCTGATTTAGGATACAAGTCCACTTCTTTGAGAATCTGATCAAATAAAAGCCCCAGGAGGAGGTTTATGAGACCCAACGGACCTCTGTACTGAACAGCTTCATGCAGAGATCGCTCCGACCTCTGTCTGCCACAGAGAAGATCCAAACTCttcaaacccaacagaacctgGAAGGTTCTGCTGTTCAGATAATCTTCATTTTCTCTCTGAGGATTTGTTTAAAGACAGAAAACGGTGGAAAGCTCGACTTCCAGCTGCAGGAGAAACCAGAGCGTCTTCAGATCCATCAGACCCACAGGTCATCTGGTGGTTCTGATCCGGCTCAGACCCACAGGTCATCTTGTGGGGGTGCTGTGGGAGTCCGGGGCGTTTCTACAGGTTATATTTGTACGATGACTGTAAAACGAAGGTCTTTCTGTGAACTCCTGACTGAGATCTTTCATCTCTGGAGGATTTTCTCCTCATttccattaaaacagaaaaacatcagaAGTGAAACCTGCAGAAAGATCTGAGGTCCATTTGCAGACGAACCGacactcactgcaaaaaggaactaaaagtcagtaaaatgttcatgaaatgagtttatttgtccttgatttcagcagctaaataagatgatctgccaatggaatgagtattttgacctttaaaataagataattagataaactgcacctgaaataagacgATAGAGATGAGATGTTCCtcttttaagagcaaaaatcttattccactggcagatcatttaaacttgctgctcaaatcaaggacaaattccCTCATTTCCAGAAAACTTTCCTTTTAGTTGCCTTTCTGCAGTGCAGTCAGCAGATTTTACTGATCTCTACCTCTTGCTCTCAGCCTGTTCTTCCTCCAAGCTCTGCAGGACCTTGTGGGCCAGCAGCTCCTCTGCTGAGGGGCTGTGAGTGACGTCCAGACGGGGCCCCGGGGCCCCGGGGGCCTCCACCGAGCTCTGGAACAACCTCTGTCTGGGAGACGGAGCAGGAGGCGGCGCGCAGGGAGCGTGAGTCGCTCTGAGGGGAAACagggaggaaaataaagagTCTGGGTTCTTTAATCAATTCAATATTTACACTTTAAATGCAGAAGAAGAGAATAATTAAAGTCTGGAGGAAAGTCATTTCTCTGTTTCATCATCAGCAAGGGGTATAAACTTTATGAAGCACTCGAGAACccagaacatttattttattgttcctACCTGATCAACTACAAACtaaacttgtaatattttcataaaaaaaataaagcagtcaGATTTCTGCAGGAAAGAGATGCAGAAATCATCCAAACTTGAAACAagattttaattattctttcgGGCCTGATAGAAAACggacagaaataaatatgtgaTGAAGTGatgaaaataagtatttgaacaCCCTGCGACTTTGCAAGTTCTCCATCTTAGAAATCATGGAGCGGTCTGAATCATTTTAGGTGCATTTCCACTGTGAGAGAcataatctaaaaaataaaaatctggaaatcACAATGTATGATTTTGTTTGAGGTCGTTAGCTGCATAAAGGTACCCGTCCACCCCACACAATCAGTAACACTGGAAATCACAATGTATGCTAAGACTAAATAACTCTTTGAGGAAAAgggaagagtaaaaaaaaaaaaaaaaaaaattctaaaaagcTCAGAGctgaaataatatttattaataacCTCTTTTATGGATAGTCCACCTGCTGGGTGATTATTAAATGCACACTGTAGTTGTAGTAGTTGCACAGGTGATCTGCTAATTCCATTCTCTGAGAAAGAGCctcagccccagaatgctctccAGTGGTGCTCCCTAagggacgggttaaatgcagaggacacatttcattgcaaTAACAAATAACGACAATTATTAGCAttttggggagtggtggccttgTGGTTAGGGAAGAGTGCTTTTgtcctgggaaggctgcaaATTCTCAGGTTCAAATCCCGCAGTCAGGACCCTGAGGAAGTGTCAGCTCACTGCTCAGGAATAGGTTAAATGCATCAGACAGATTTCAATGTAATG
Coding sequences:
- the LOC118558294 gene encoding heat shock 70 kDa protein 12B-like is translated as MRLLQLFTEVLRFLKDDALKTIKHHPAGGEISASDFTWVLTVPDSLEDITKRIMTEAAVLAGLVGEDTKDKLVFALESAAALAWCLKPPPDGFITQNHSRTSQDQPPEPAGAGTSCNDPAGGPEPGETKVLLETQNQDQVAVHFKKEPEGTKVLLETRNPDRKRYLVVECGDRYVNITVHEVLEGGALKKLDNDTGYDLGGRYVDWKFKEFLREIFSDGVWREYEQIFPNPRKRS
- the LOC118558295 gene encoding germinal-center associated nuclear protein-like, whose amino-acid sequence is ATHAPCAPPPAPSPRQRLFQSSVEAPGAPGPRLDVTHSPSAEELLAHKVLQSLEEEQAESKRSLEQLRRWLDGDPLDHLSTPLFMPSSTLLSSPTTMKVAPSGRTQDAAAATQRPELDQRVDGPSWSKAPPVPLARRMQDLERQILASREEELACRLKLSGLLSIVDD